In Montipora capricornis isolate CH-2021 chromosome 4, ASM3666992v2, whole genome shotgun sequence, the DNA window AGGGTCCACCAACGAGGAGTGAATAGCTACAACATGCCATGCCATGCAATGAAATGTAAACAACTAGCGACTCGATATCAATGCATGAAACCTTTTCTCGCATCTAAAGGTAGATCGAGAACTACTATTTCTAGAACGCACTTTGGGCTTACACCTCAAAACGCTAACACCTAAAAAAGGAGTACATCTATTGACCTTTGGCCAGGTCATGCGTTACGCAATCTTGTTCTTACATCATATCCTGGATTAACCTGCTATCAGGTGTGAAAAGGTAcgctgatacaatttcttaacgagtcatCTGCCAGattctggactttactctgattgggcGAAAAAAAGAGAGCTCTTGGAGCCTCGCTCCaattggttacagaattgcaaataatacttcttgtaaatcagttaacagctgatgaaattatggccgccgagaaggatttgaacacgagtgatgtttaggctctgtttacagctgctgttgcttcatcttcagattttttttcaaaaacctttaaaggaagagcggactgagagaatgcatccgaagaatggtttgagtaaaagaagacagtacagttgtacttcctacgggatttggCAATAGTGTTATTAATACAGGCCCGATCATTCTAGACTTGAAGAAAATGCatcgttcttcttccaccaactcgcaaacgtttgtagttgtggcaagtcctttggaatatattcggaagcaacaagttgcgaatccaaaaaaaaccgaatagaactttagggctgccacattcggggaatcagccgagcttgacagagaattTCGTCATTGTTTACGGAATCGCTGAACAACCTGAACCACTTCTAACAAATGATAgctgagtagctgctgctgaaaaactagaatttctcaaagttcattttcctcatatctatttttatagcatcttttattggcatctcaaatattcgagtttaagGCCCTGTTTATACGTTGCATTTAATGACACGTATTTAATTGATGAATTTTTTTCGTCTGGGAGATGAAATTGAATGTCAGTTCATTTTAGACGTCGAATATAATTTTCGATGTCGTTTCGTGCCTGCATTGACTTTTATCAGCGGAGAACTTCCAAAAAAGCATGGTAGCGTTCAGAGAGGCAGTAACGCTAAAGATTGCTCTGGCGAGGTGAAGGCGTAGGAATTTGTCTTTTCAGATGGCAACACTTGTAGCAGTAAGACGAAAATTCAGGCTTCGACTGCTAGCTTTATTATGTTTATTACTGCAACAAgtgggagaagaagaggaacgTTTTCGTAGTATCCGAAGGTGTGAGAGAAATGCTGGGTGGTGGGAAATGGTGTGGTCAACTTATGACAATTCAAGATTCAAGAAAACCTTTCGTGTGACGCGCCAAACGTTTTGCTATATACTAGAGAATATCAGGCAGGATATCACAAAGGATCAGCTGACTGAAATGCCAATTTCTCCGGAGTGCAGATTAGCAATATGTCTTTATCGGCTTGGGAGGGGTGATTACCTGTGCACAATAGCAGAATTGTTTGGCGTTGGGCTAGCAACTATCCATGTCATTGTTAAGGAAGTCTGCGAGGCAATCGTTAAAAACTTATGGAAGAAGGCTGTGACAAATCATTTCCCAACTTCTGAACAGGATTTTACAGAAGTCACGGTAGACATGAACCAGCTTTGGCAATTTCCTTGGTGTTGGGGAGCAATTGATGGTTGCCACATCCCAATTCAGTGCCCACCTGGTGGAGAGGAAGCTTGCAAAGAGTACCAtaactttaaaaactttttctcaattgttatgATGGCCATTGTCGATGCTGGAGCAAGATTCATGTGGGTCAGCGTAGGTTTTCCAGGTAACTCACATGACTCGATTATTTTTCAGTCTACACAGCTATGGAGTGATATCACGGAAAAGAAAGTGATCCCCGAAATATCACAGAACATTCAAGGAACAGACATTTATCCTATGATTCTAGGGGATTCAGCTTTCCCTTTTCGTATTTGGTTGATGAAACCTTACTCCAATGCTGTTCTGAGTGCTGAACAGCACTATTTTAACTACCGCCTCAGCAAGGCAAGGATGGTATCAGAAAGGGCTTTTGGCCAGCTGAAAAGTCGATGGAGAGTTCTCTACCGCAAATCATCTTGTCAACCTGATGCCGTTAAATGCATTGCATTAGCATGTGTTGTTCTTCACAATGTTTGTATAGACATCAGTGATTCACTACCATCACAGTTAGATTTAACAGAGAATCCAGCACAACATGGGAGAAGAAGCAGGAAGGAGGTCAGAGAACTGCTGATGATGAGAAACTGCACCATGAAGAAGGATAAATCACATCATGCAGAAGAGATAAGAAAAGCACTTCTCGACAAATTTTGGgaagagaaagaagagcagTAATCTGTCACCACTAACTTTTCTGTTTTTGCTAGATTTTCAGAAGGAGCTAAAAAGTTACAGCATATAACTAATCAACTGTTCAACCTGAAAAGTGTCTTTGATTTGCTTTTAAATTCTTGCTGTTTGCCAAGTGGGGATTTTTTATTGGCAAGAGAGTTTGCTTGATATAGTTATGAAATAAAGGGAGCATTCTTCAACGAGGGGGTGGGACTCCCACTAAAAAGTATGCAACACATCATGATTGTCAACATGTTGTTACATTTGTTGAACCACTGAATTAAGCCATTTGAGTATAGGGCATTTTCAAGaagtaccataatactctttttttcctccataaCTTTGCATAAGCAATGTTTTCAATATAACTTACAGCATCTGGTGAGAGTTTACAGCCcacgagaaattgaaaacaatgctcatgcaaaatatgggaagggcaaaaaaaaattatggtatttttgaaagttgaATTTTCAATTTAGGGTGAAATAATGTACAAACACTTTAAGCATATTACCCTTAAGTATATTATTAACAACCTGTATGAGGAATTGTTCCACGGGTGATTATACTTTGATGAATAAATAGTGTGTGGtttcacaaagaaaaaaattctgaaagcaATGACGGTAAAATCATGACAGTTGGTATGGTGTGTCTGTTGTAGATTA includes these proteins:
- the LOC138046173 gene encoding uncharacterized protein encodes the protein MATLVAVRRKFRLRLLALLCLLLQQVGEEEERFRSIRRCERNAGWWEMVWSTYDNSRFKKTFRVTRQTFCYILENIRQDITKDQLTEMPISPECRLAICLYRLGRGDYLCTIAELFGVGLATIHVIVKEVCEAIVKNLWKKAVTNHFPTSEQDFTEVTVDMNQLWQFPWCWGAIDGCHIPIQCPPGGEEACKEYHNFKNFFSIVMMAIVDAGARFMWVSVGFPGNSHDSIIFQSTQLWSDITEKKVIPEISQNIQGTDIYPMILGDSAFPFRIWLMKPYSNAVLSAEQHYFNYRLSKARMVSERAFGQLKSRWRVLYRKSSCQPDAVKCIALACVVLHNVCIDISDSLPSQLDLTENPAQHGRRSRKEVRELLMMRNCTMKKDKSHHAEEIRKALLDKFWEEKEEQ